A single Candidatus Thalassolituus haligoni DNA region contains:
- a CDS encoding sigma-54-dependent Fis family transcriptional regulator gives MPEYLTHSTAAASARAHTRVITEFARRPPLPAAADLIGRSWWRCLQQYGLQPGRKQPARIVTRSTLKEHQDAADELLAVARAGVNQLYASINGLGYVLLLTDHAGVTVQFHGERDLDDKLRQAGLYLGADWDESYAGTCAVGTCIQEQTALTCHRGDHFDGAHISLTCTAAPIFGPSGELIAVLDISALNSPAARDSQMFALHLTQLYARMIEDAYFLRRYRRHLVFRCDDSREFVALNGRVLLALDDTGTIVAANTAGRLLLADNPVWVPTARDETAAVQAAPSLPELLDSRWDDILAINQISADGVQAFRLSLNDQTVFGTLIEPKRQHDPSTHGRLGKESARPLERVPPLDRLAGDDAAMRKTIEQAKRFRQRDVNLLILGETGTGKDMLATAIHASGHRRQKPFVALNCAAIPESLIESELFGYSAGAFTGGRSRGAKGLVQQADGGTLFLDEIGDMPLPLQTRLLRVLAEGEVTPLGADKPVFVDCRVIAATHHNIQAMIERNEFRADLYYRLNGATLTLPPLRQRADREFLIRSLLAELKQKLKRPELRLRADVISALLAHSWPGNVRELVNVLAYAEANSSGDVITLADLPELRGTGQGDKLPGSEVGGREAGGSETGVVAAGETAASLSRPELTHTAVLTEEGQALVMLLDQHDWNLSEVARVMRVSRPTLYRRIRKFRIRRQTCVSPG, from the coding sequence GTGCCGGAATATTTGACTCACTCAACGGCGGCAGCCAGCGCTCGTGCTCACACCCGAGTGATCACTGAATTTGCCCGTCGGCCACCACTGCCTGCCGCTGCCGATCTGATCGGCCGTTCCTGGTGGCGCTGTTTGCAGCAGTATGGCTTGCAGCCGGGGCGCAAACAGCCAGCGCGTATCGTTACCCGTTCAACCCTGAAAGAGCATCAGGATGCTGCCGATGAATTACTGGCTGTCGCCCGTGCCGGTGTGAACCAGCTCTACGCCAGTATTAATGGACTTGGCTATGTTTTGCTGCTGACGGATCACGCGGGTGTGACGGTGCAATTTCATGGTGAGCGGGATCTGGACGACAAGTTAAGGCAGGCGGGGCTATATCTTGGCGCTGACTGGGACGAAAGTTATGCCGGAACCTGTGCAGTGGGAACCTGCATTCAGGAGCAGACTGCGTTGACCTGTCACCGGGGTGACCACTTCGATGGTGCCCACATCAGCTTGACCTGCACCGCCGCTCCGATCTTTGGCCCCTCTGGTGAGTTGATTGCGGTTCTGGATATTTCGGCGCTGAATTCACCTGCTGCGCGGGATAGCCAGATGTTTGCTTTGCATCTGACCCAGCTTTACGCCCGCATGATTGAAGACGCCTATTTTCTCCGGCGCTATCGTCGCCATCTGGTGTTCCGTTGCGACGACTCGCGTGAGTTTGTCGCCCTTAATGGCCGAGTGCTGTTGGCGCTGGATGACACCGGCACGATTGTCGCTGCCAATACTGCTGGTCGTTTGCTACTGGCGGACAATCCGGTGTGGGTGCCCACTGCTCGCGATGAAACGGCTGCGGTTCAGGCCGCGCCATCCTTGCCAGAATTACTGGACAGCCGCTGGGACGATATTCTGGCCATCAACCAGATCAGTGCTGATGGCGTGCAGGCGTTCCGGTTGTCCCTGAATGATCAGACGGTGTTTGGCACGCTGATTGAACCAAAGCGCCAGCATGACCCATCGACTCACGGTCGGCTTGGCAAAGAGTCTGCCCGTCCGCTTGAGCGTGTGCCGCCGCTGGATCGACTGGCCGGTGATGATGCCGCCATGCGCAAGACAATCGAACAGGCCAAACGCTTTCGCCAGCGTGATGTTAACTTGCTGATACTGGGCGAGACCGGGACGGGCAAAGACATGCTCGCCACTGCCATTCACGCCAGTGGTCATCGCCGCCAAAAGCCCTTTGTCGCGCTTAACTGCGCCGCCATACCGGAATCCCTGATTGAGAGCGAATTGTTTGGGTATAGCGCCGGTGCGTTTACCGGTGGGCGTAGCAGAGGGGCGAAAGGGCTGGTTCAGCAAGCCGATGGTGGCACCTTGTTTCTGGACGAGATTGGTGACATGCCGTTGCCGCTGCAAACCCGTTTGCTAAGAGTGCTGGCGGAAGGTGAGGTGACGCCTCTGGGAGCTGATAAACCGGTATTTGTCGATTGTCGGGTCATTGCAGCGACCCATCACAATATCCAGGCGATGATTGAGCGCAACGAATTCCGGGCTGATTTGTATTACCGGCTTAACGGCGCCACCCTGACCTTGCCGCCATTGAGACAACGGGCGGATCGAGAATTTTTGATTCGCTCCTTGCTGGCCGAGCTGAAACAAAAACTGAAACGACCGGAGCTACGCCTGCGCGCCGATGTTATCAGTGCTTTATTGGCTCACTCATGGCCCGGCAATGTGCGTGAGCTGGTTAATGTACTGGCCTATGCAGAAGCCAACAGCAGCGGTGACGTTATTACTCTGGCAGATTTGCCGGAACTTCGTGGCACTGGCCAGGGTGACAAGCTGCCAGGTAGCGAGGTCGGTGGTCGTGAGGCTGGTGGTAGTGAGACTGGTGTCGTGGCTGCGGGTGAGACCGCTGCCAGTCTTTCCCGACCTGAATTGACTCATACTGCTGTGCTGACCGAAGAAGGACAGGCACTCGTTATGTTACTGGATCAACACGATTGGAACCTCAGTGAAGTCGCCCGTGTGATGCGGGTTTCCAGGCCCACGTTGTACCGTCGTATTCGCAAATTCAGAATCCGCCGACAGACCTGTGTATCCCCTGGCTAA
- a CDS encoding HAD family hydrolase, with the protein MALKLITLDLDDTLWHTAPVMRRAEQACYDWICAHCAGFADLYSLEGLRQYKSELAECYPSLQHQMSQLRFETLRRAAMQTGCDRNSARALADSAFAVFAHERSTLELFAGAEVMLQQLATHWPLIAVTNGNADLEKVGIRHYFSAHLNAETIGAAKPAPDLFHAALAHAVVEPHECLHIGDHPHHDIDAAHAAGLHTLWVNLNESPWPDAFASPTLQVSALSDVVEQITQWQRQLSH; encoded by the coding sequence TTGGCTCTGAAACTGATCACCCTCGATCTCGACGACACCCTCTGGCACACCGCACCGGTGATGCGCCGCGCCGAACAGGCCTGCTATGACTGGATCTGCGCACACTGTGCCGGTTTCGCCGATCTTTACAGCCTGGAAGGGTTACGCCAATACAAGTCTGAACTGGCGGAATGCTACCCGTCGCTGCAACACCAGATGTCGCAACTCCGGTTCGAAACCTTGCGCCGCGCCGCCATGCAGACCGGCTGCGACCGCAATAGCGCCCGTGCTCTTGCCGACAGCGCCTTTGCTGTCTTTGCCCATGAACGCAGCACACTGGAATTATTTGCCGGGGCTGAAGTGATGCTGCAACAACTGGCGACACACTGGCCATTGATCGCCGTGACCAATGGCAATGCCGATCTGGAAAAAGTTGGCATCCGGCATTATTTTAGTGCTCACCTGAATGCTGAAACCATCGGTGCCGCCAAACCAGCCCCCGATCTTTTTCATGCCGCACTGGCCCATGCCGTTGTCGAACCGCATGAGTGCCTGCATATCGGCGACCATCCGCACCACGATATCGACGCCGCCCATGCCGCTGGCCTGCATACCCTGTGGGTCAATCTGAACGAGAGCCCCTGGCCTGATGCCTTTGCCAGCCCGACATTACAGGTCAGCGCCTTGTCCGACGTGGTCGAACAGATTACTCAATGGCAGCGACAGCTGTCTCACTGA
- a CDS encoding DUF484 family protein: MSQQPRLTDADVVQYLEDHPEFFVGKDDLLSRLRVPHATSGATSLIERQVQVHRDRNIELRQRLSDLLENARRNDQLFEKTRRLVLALIEANSWLAIHTALDDSLRNDFGVHAWVMLHFTERQLERPLVAVRNQEQQRNIHRLFKGHRAICGQLPKADMAALLNLDTTDMESIAAAQIRGQDNHGLLVLASQDGSYYRTSMDTLFLDYLCDVLALRLQQTPVNR; this comes from the coding sequence ATGAGCCAGCAACCCCGACTCACCGACGCCGATGTCGTGCAGTACCTGGAAGATCATCCCGAGTTTTTTGTTGGCAAGGACGACCTGTTGTCCCGTTTGCGGGTGCCTCACGCCACCAGTGGCGCGACCAGTCTGATTGAGCGTCAGGTTCAGGTACACCGGGATCGTAATATCGAGCTGCGTCAGCGGCTGTCCGACCTGCTCGAAAATGCGCGCCGGAACGACCAGTTGTTTGAAAAGACCCGCCGCCTGGTACTGGCCCTGATCGAAGCCAACAGCTGGCTGGCTATCCATACCGCCCTGGACGATTCACTGCGTAATGACTTTGGTGTGCACGCCTGGGTCATGTTGCACTTTACCGAGCGACAGCTGGAACGCCCGCTGGTAGCGGTTCGCAACCAGGAACAACAGCGTAATATCCACCGCCTGTTCAAGGGTCACCGGGCCATTTGTGGCCAGCTGCCCAAAGCCGATATGGCCGCCCTGCTCAATCTTGACACCACCGACATGGAATCCATTGCGGCGGCACAGATTCGTGGCCAGGATAATCACGGTCTGCTGGTATTAGCCAGTCAGGATGGCAGCTATTATCGCACCTCCATGGATACCCTGTTTCTGGATTACCTCTGTGACGTACTGGCATTACGCTTACAACAGACCCCGGTCAACCGTTAG
- the dapF gene encoding diaminopimelate epimerase, producing the protein MRVKFSKMQGLGNDFVVIDLVTQTGRIRPERVRELSDRHFGIGFDQMLIVERPTRPDVDFRYRIYNADGSEVENCGNGARCFARFVNEQMLTGKRDIRVETANGIIELHLTSDGQVVVDMGQPILTPADIPMIAEQFMPEYHRHVPGIGDVRFGAVSMGNPHAVIRVNDVDSAPVHEWGPIIESCEYFPNRVNVGFMQVVNSHAIRLRVFERGSGETLACGTGACAAVVSGQLRGWLEPGVTVSLPGGQLNIDWDGKSSVRMTGPAVTVYDGRVNL; encoded by the coding sequence ATGAGAGTCAAGTTCAGCAAAATGCAGGGACTTGGTAACGACTTTGTCGTCATAGACCTTGTCACCCAGACTGGCCGTATCAGACCCGAACGGGTAAGAGAACTGTCGGATCGTCATTTTGGTATCGGCTTCGATCAGATGCTGATTGTCGAGCGCCCGACCCGGCCCGACGTCGACTTCCGCTATCGCATTTATAATGCCGATGGCAGTGAAGTGGAAAATTGCGGCAATGGTGCCCGCTGCTTCGCCCGTTTCGTCAACGAACAGATGCTCACCGGCAAGCGTGACATTCGGGTAGAAACCGCCAACGGCATTATCGAACTGCACCTGACCAGCGACGGTCAAGTGGTGGTTGATATGGGTCAGCCAATTCTGACACCGGCCGACATCCCCATGATCGCGGAACAGTTCATGCCGGAATATCACCGCCATGTCCCCGGCATTGGTGACGTTCGTTTTGGTGCAGTTTCCATGGGCAACCCCCATGCCGTTATTCGGGTTAACGACGTCGACAGTGCCCCGGTACACGAATGGGGGCCCATCATCGAATCGTGTGAATATTTTCCTAACCGGGTCAATGTCGGTTTTATGCAAGTCGTTAACAGCCACGCTATTCGTTTGCGGGTATTTGAACGGGGCAGCGGAGAAACCCTGGCCTGCGGCACCGGAGCCTGTGCTGCCGTCGTTTCCGGGCAGCTGCGCGGCTGGCTCGAACCCGGTGTGACTGTGTCCCTGCCGGGTGGTCAGCTGAACATTGACTGGGATGGCAAATCCAGTGTCCGAATGACCGGCCCCGCCGTGACTGTTTACGATGGACGGGTTAATCTCTAA
- the lysA gene encoding diaminopimelate decarboxylase, with product MSAFTYQQGSLHAEHVDLAQLANQHGTPLYVYSREALERQYRAYDEALGEWPHQVCFAVKANSNIAVLNVLAQLGAGFDIVSLGELERALAAGGDPTRMVFSGVGKQAIEMRRALEVGVGCFNLESEDELERLNDVATAIGVIAHVSVRVNPDVDAQTHPYISTGLKDNKFGIDIERAPAVYQRAASLPGIQVIGVDCHIGSQLTSIDPFLDALDRLLALIDELATLGITINHLDLGGGLGVCYRDEQPASPASYIAAVKERLAGRSLTLIFEPGRSICANAGVFLTKVEYLKLNQHKNFAIIDGAMNDLIRPALYSAWQEIRPVAASSDAPVRCYDLVGPVCETGDFLGKDRDLALQQGDLLAVMSAGAYGFVMASNYNSRGRPAEIMVDGDQAHLIRRRETIEQLFESEALLPVRT from the coding sequence ATGTCAGCCTTTACTTACCAGCAGGGCAGCCTGCACGCCGAACATGTCGACCTTGCCCAGCTCGCAAACCAGCATGGAACGCCACTGTATGTGTACTCACGCGAGGCACTGGAACGCCAGTATCGTGCCTATGACGAAGCACTGGGAGAGTGGCCGCACCAGGTCTGCTTTGCGGTCAAAGCCAACTCCAATATCGCGGTCTTGAATGTCCTGGCACAGCTCGGTGCAGGGTTTGATATTGTCAGCCTGGGTGAACTGGAACGGGCACTGGCTGCCGGTGGCGACCCCACTCGCATGGTGTTCTCCGGGGTTGGCAAACAGGCCATCGAAATGCGCCGCGCGCTCGAAGTCGGGGTTGGCTGTTTTAACCTCGAATCGGAAGACGAGCTGGAACGTCTCAATGACGTTGCCACCGCGATAGGGGTTATTGCCCACGTATCAGTACGGGTCAATCCAGACGTGGATGCCCAGACACACCCCTATATTTCTACCGGACTGAAAGACAACAAGTTTGGTATCGATATCGAACGCGCTCCGGCGGTTTACCAGCGTGCCGCCAGCCTGCCCGGTATTCAGGTGATCGGCGTCGACTGCCACATTGGCAGCCAGCTGACCTCGATTGATCCCTTTCTTGACGCCCTCGATCGCCTGCTGGCACTGATTGATGAACTCGCCACTCTGGGAATAACCATCAACCACCTCGACCTCGGTGGCGGTCTCGGCGTCTGCTACCGCGACGAACAGCCCGCCAGCCCAGCCAGCTATATCGCTGCGGTCAAGGAACGTCTGGCCGGTCGGTCACTGACACTGATTTTTGAACCGGGTCGCTCGATTTGTGCCAACGCGGGCGTATTCCTCACCAAAGTGGAATACCTCAAACTCAACCAGCACAAGAACTTTGCCATTATCGATGGCGCCATGAATGACCTGATTCGCCCGGCGTTGTATTCCGCCTGGCAAGAGATCCGGCCAGTGGCAGCATCCAGCGACGCGCCAGTCCGTTGTTACGACCTGGTTGGCCCGGTCTGTGAAACTGGCGATTTTCTCGGTAAAGACCGTGATCTGGCACTGCAACAGGGTGATTTACTGGCAGTGATGTCTGCCGGAGCCTACGGCTTTGTGATGGCTTCCAACTACAACAGCCGTGGCCGCCCGGCAGAAATCATGGTCGACGGTGACCAGGCTCACCTGATTCGCCGCCGCGAAACCATCGAACAACTGTTCGAGAGCGAAGCCTTGTTGCCGGTGCGCACATGA
- a CDS encoding lipoprotein, translated as MTNLICRLPSLPLLTALLLAALVLSGCGQKGPLYLPDQPDTETTR; from the coding sequence ATGACAAACCTGATTTGCCGTCTGCCATCGCTGCCTCTACTGACCGCCCTGTTACTGGCGGCACTGGTACTCAGCGGCTGTGGTCAAAAAGGCCCTCTGTATCTGCCCGACCAACCTGATACGGAAACGACCCGCTAA
- a CDS encoding class I adenylate cyclase: protein MPLPIPLPDHFQLRQWQDNFLQLNQQRLSNARTQLHVRQQRLLDLLPLLLHVNHPQLPGFVDHQTPCGIDHYQVTANTEQALRHLIRSIPRLNQAPPAHYAIGGLYLMGSMGSLAQNRHSDLDIWVCLNQPLDPAQQEKLQNRCQRIEKWAASHNTEVHLFIMDLEEFRRGQQQAASGEDCGTSQYLLLLDEFYRSSVWLAGRYPRWWLTPEQSAGNKSNSTSDQYWQELINRHQIKADQWLHFGDISTIPVDEFLGAALWQLHKGMSGPYKALLKLLLYREYASQYPKIQPLCQDLKHNIHNNRTTSRDSDAYLLMLERVSQSLTNQQPARLELIRRAFYDKTGLKLSRLTLAARQQDWRAKLMQQLTTEWQWSEADLFEHDSKAQWSPQQVFRERNDLVAELLGSYRSLSQFSQCHVNTLHISPTDIQTLGNQLIAAFDSRPGKIIQINPGISPSLAQSQLTLLRYPGVWQLAPGYWQKPPPDHRILRQSPSLIELLAFAISNSLINRDTRISCYPDDAISRYELTRTLATLAGQMIRHRSLPDWSKGPAIQSLTVFINVTTDPLERYSQAGLQKLSDQNDALNFSSSHHNLVSTIDILACNSWNEWQVYRFQGEHGLNEALCLLMPLLADRQQRASLEIHSFSKHRAARIRQRTLQLLSSALAHYRRRQGRFLYQLGERCYSLEACTPASKDTAPRWQVIALNDTPTLMTHLAQPASHFCPSAVDRWVSQLPLPLNELMLHCQPRRWQLFYQRQGDQLDFYLVDEWAALVHQRIRRTELAHWLLPTLRFLRRLQQRWHGDHPQFEGLALYELKAPTDNNRPASSSEAAGLWQVRQRDIPVLAETPAAIELTARFDIDNQPTLYCNYAEFSIWQHGQHLYRDISAAVIQRRSQQQHYPCYLSDVVFADPGNQLLLTHWQQKQVLEAKINQAMQSNR from the coding sequence ATGCCCTTACCCATCCCGCTCCCCGATCATTTCCAGCTACGCCAGTGGCAAGACAATTTTTTGCAGCTGAATCAGCAGCGGCTCTCCAATGCCCGCACGCAACTGCACGTGCGACAACAACGACTGCTGGATCTGCTACCGCTGCTGCTGCACGTCAATCACCCACAGTTGCCCGGTTTTGTCGATCATCAGACACCTTGCGGGATTGATCACTACCAGGTCACGGCCAACACCGAACAGGCGTTACGGCATTTGATTCGATCCATCCCGCGCCTGAACCAGGCTCCCCCTGCCCATTACGCCATCGGCGGGCTTTACCTCATGGGCAGCATGGGTTCACTGGCCCAGAACCGCCACAGTGATCTCGATATCTGGGTCTGCCTCAATCAGCCGCTTGACCCGGCACAGCAAGAAAAGCTGCAGAACCGGTGCCAGCGCATCGAGAAGTGGGCCGCCAGCCACAACACCGAAGTACACCTGTTTATTATGGATCTGGAAGAATTCCGTCGAGGCCAACAACAGGCAGCCAGCGGCGAAGACTGTGGTACCAGCCAATACCTGCTGTTGCTGGACGAGTTCTACCGCAGTTCCGTCTGGCTGGCAGGGCGCTACCCGCGCTGGTGGCTGACCCCGGAACAAAGTGCTGGCAACAAAAGCAATTCAACCAGTGATCAATACTGGCAAGAGCTGATCAATCGGCATCAAATCAAGGCCGACCAGTGGCTGCACTTTGGCGACATCAGCACCATTCCGGTGGATGAGTTTTTGGGTGCCGCACTCTGGCAGTTACACAAAGGCATGAGCGGCCCCTACAAGGCGCTGCTGAAACTGCTGCTGTATCGCGAATACGCCAGCCAATACCCGAAGATTCAGCCGTTGTGCCAGGATCTGAAGCACAACATCCACAACAACCGCACCACCAGCCGCGACAGCGATGCCTACCTGCTGATGCTGGAGCGCGTCAGCCAGAGCCTGACCAACCAGCAACCCGCACGACTGGAGCTGATCCGACGGGCGTTTTACGACAAGACCGGTCTCAAACTCAGTCGCCTAACACTGGCTGCACGCCAACAGGACTGGCGCGCCAAACTGATGCAGCAGCTGACGACCGAATGGCAATGGTCAGAAGCGGATCTGTTCGAACATGACAGCAAGGCGCAGTGGTCGCCGCAGCAAGTCTTCCGCGAGCGTAATGACCTGGTGGCCGAATTACTCGGCAGTTACCGCAGTCTCAGCCAATTCAGTCAATGCCATGTCAACACCTTGCACATCAGTCCGACCGATATTCAGACCCTTGGCAATCAGCTGATTGCCGCCTTTGACTCACGACCGGGTAAAATCATCCAGATCAACCCTGGCATCAGCCCATCGCTGGCACAAAGCCAGCTGACCCTGTTGCGCTATCCCGGCGTCTGGCAACTGGCACCGGGGTATTGGCAAAAACCCCCACCGGATCACCGCATTCTGCGCCAAAGTCCAAGCCTGATCGAATTACTCGCCTTTGCCATCAGCAACAGTCTGATCAACCGCGATACCCGCATCAGCTGCTACCCGGACGACGCCATTAGTCGCTACGAATTAACCCGTACTCTGGCCACCCTGGCCGGGCAGATGATACGTCACCGCTCGCTACCCGACTGGTCAAAAGGCCCTGCCATTCAGTCATTAACCGTGTTTATTAACGTCACTACCGACCCACTGGAACGTTACAGCCAGGCTGGCTTACAAAAACTCAGCGACCAGAATGACGCGCTCAACTTCAGCAGCAGCCATCACAATCTGGTTTCAACCATTGATATCCTCGCCTGTAACAGCTGGAACGAATGGCAAGTCTATCGCTTTCAAGGAGAACACGGGCTGAATGAGGCGCTGTGTCTGCTGATGCCATTGCTGGCCGACCGCCAACAGCGAGCCTCACTGGAAATACACAGCTTCAGCAAGCATCGCGCCGCCCGTATTCGCCAGCGTACCTTGCAGTTACTCTCATCCGCCCTCGCCCACTACCGCCGCCGTCAGGGGCGCTTCCTGTATCAGCTGGGTGAACGCTGCTACAGCCTTGAGGCCTGTACACCGGCATCCAAAGACACCGCGCCGCGCTGGCAAGTGATTGCCTTGAATGACACGCCAACCCTGATGACTCACCTGGCGCAACCGGCGTCGCACTTTTGTCCAAGCGCCGTCGATCGCTGGGTGAGCCAACTGCCGCTGCCGCTCAACGAGCTGATGTTGCATTGCCAGCCACGCCGCTGGCAGCTGTTTTATCAGCGTCAGGGAGACCAGCTGGATTTCTATCTGGTCGACGAATGGGCCGCATTAGTGCATCAGCGCATACGCCGGACAGAACTGGCTCACTGGCTGCTACCCACTTTGCGCTTTCTGCGCCGGTTGCAACAACGCTGGCATGGCGACCACCCGCAGTTTGAGGGGCTGGCCCTGTACGAACTGAAAGCACCGACCGATAACAACCGTCCTGCCAGCAGCAGCGAGGCGGCCGGCCTCTGGCAGGTACGGCAGCGGGACATTCCCGTCCTGGCAGAAACGCCCGCTGCCATTGAGCTGACCGCCCGGTTTGATATCGATAACCAGCCAACCCTGTACTGTAACTATGCCGAATTCAGCATCTGGCAACATGGCCAGCATCTCTATCGGGATATCAGCGCCGCCGTTATACAACGACGCAGTCAACAGCAGCACTATCCGTGCTATCTCAGTGACGTCGTCTTCGCCGACCCTGGCAATCAGTTGCTACTGACGCACTGGCAGCAGAAGCAGGTGCTGGAGGCCAAAATCAATCAGGCCATGCAAAGTAACCGCTGA
- a CDS encoding dihydroorotase has translation MKYLHIRDARVIAPAQQLDAVCDLYLAEGRIRAIGQKPAGGTIESTLDAQGHWLVPGFIDLSSYLNEPGYTQRGTIASETRAAAAAGFSQVCAQPLTKPVADSPAVIQLMQDKASSAGYSRVLPLGALTQGLAGEQLANMVSLRNAGCIALSNARQPIKDSYVLRRLMEYAATYDILLFLSADDAALSNGGVMHEGPTATRMGLAGIPETAETIALAQILLLVEQTGVRAHISQLSCARSVSMLNDARQRGLRVSGDVALANLCYTDAQVNGYNSRYHVLPPLRCESDRQALLAAINNGELAICSNHQPHEIAAKKAPFADAAAGMAMYDLFIGLLLERVNCGELTLNAALSALSSVPAATLGLRSGFEEGQLFNASLINPQQQDSYGRSGQVVATFVEGFKVFRRQP, from the coding sequence ATGAAATACCTGCATATTCGTGATGCCCGTGTTATTGCACCAGCCCAGCAACTGGATGCCGTCTGTGACCTGTATCTGGCCGAAGGCCGGATTCGCGCCATTGGCCAAAAACCAGCCGGTGGCACCATAGAATCAACCCTCGATGCCCAGGGCCACTGGCTGGTGCCCGGCTTTATCGACCTCAGCAGTTACCTCAACGAACCGGGCTACACCCAGCGCGGCACCATCGCTAGCGAAACCCGGGCGGCGGCGGCGGCGGGATTCAGCCAGGTGTGTGCCCAGCCGTTAACCAAACCCGTTGCTGACAGCCCGGCGGTTATTCAGCTGATGCAAGACAAAGCCAGCAGCGCTGGGTATTCAAGGGTCTTGCCACTGGGGGCACTGACCCAGGGACTGGCGGGCGAGCAGCTGGCGAACATGGTCAGCTTGCGTAATGCCGGCTGTATTGCCCTGAGTAACGCCCGTCAGCCAATCAAGGACAGCTACGTTCTGCGCCGCCTGATGGAATACGCCGCTACCTACGATATTCTGCTGTTTTTATCCGCTGATGACGCCGCACTCTCCAACGGCGGAGTGATGCACGAAGGCCCAACCGCGACCCGCATGGGCCTGGCCGGGATTCCGGAAACGGCCGAAACCATCGCGCTGGCGCAAATCCTGTTACTGGTTGAACAAACCGGTGTACGCGCTCATATCAGCCAACTGAGTTGTGCTCGCAGCGTCAGCATGCTGAACGACGCTCGCCAGCGCGGCCTGCGGGTCAGTGGCGATGTCGCATTAGCCAACCTCTGTTATACCGATGCCCAGGTCAACGGCTACAACAGTCGTTACCACGTGTTACCGCCACTGCGTTGCGAGTCCGATCGACAGGCGCTGCTGGCAGCCATCAACAACGGTGAACTGGCGATTTGTTCCAATCACCAGCCCCACGAAATTGCCGCCAAAAAAGCCCCCTTTGCCGATGCAGCAGCGGGTATGGCCATGTATGACCTGTTTATCGGACTGCTGCTGGAACGGGTCAATTGCGGCGAGCTGACGCTGAATGCAGCACTGTCGGCACTGAGTTCAGTCCCGGCAGCCACGCTCGGGTTACGTTCCGGTTTCGAAGAAGGCCAGCTATTTAATGCCAGCCTGATCAACCCGCAGCAACAGGATAGCTACGGCCGCTCTGGCCAGGTAGTCGCCACCTTTGTTGAGGGTTTCAAAGTCTTCCGGCGTCAACCCTGA
- a CDS encoding aspartate carbamoyltransferase catalytic subunit — MTTDPSQLQLTADGRLKHFLTTEGLSKALLTEILDTADSFISTQERAVKKVPLLRGKTVVNLFFENSTRTRSTFELAATRLSADILNLDIQRSATAKGETLMDTLWNLEAMYSDMFVVRHADSGAAHFIAEQVTPNVAIINAGDGRHAHPTQAMLDMLTIRRHKQQIEGQIVAIVGDILHSRVARSQIHALLALGAAEVRVVGPATLLPKDIESLGAKAYYDLNLALRDCDVVIMLRLQKERMQNALLPSESEFFKLYGLTTDKLALAKPDAIVMHPGPINRGVEIESAVADGPQSVILNQVSYGIAVRMAVMAMAMSGQQASQQEASHSAEAAE; from the coding sequence ATGACAACTGATCCCAGCCAGCTTCAGCTCACTGCAGACGGCAGGCTAAAACACTTTCTGACCACCGAAGGACTCAGCAAGGCATTGCTGACCGAAATCCTCGACACCGCCGATTCCTTTATCAGCACCCAGGAGCGGGCCGTCAAAAAAGTCCCGCTGCTGCGCGGCAAAACCGTGGTTAACCTGTTTTTTGAAAACAGCACCCGCACCCGCTCGACCTTCGAGCTGGCCGCCACCCGCCTGTCGGCCGATATTCTCAACCTCGACATCCAGCGCTCAGCGACTGCCAAGGGTGAAACTCTGATGGACACGCTGTGGAATCTGGAAGCCATGTATAGCGATATGTTTGTCGTCCGTCATGCGGACTCCGGTGCCGCCCACTTTATTGCCGAACAGGTCACCCCCAACGTCGCCATCATCAATGCCGGAGACGGACGCCATGCGCACCCGACCCAGGCAATGCTCGACATGTTGACCATTCGTCGCCACAAGCAACAAATAGAAGGACAGATCGTTGCCATCGTTGGCGATATTCTGCACTCCCGCGTTGCCCGCTCCCAGATCCATGCCCTGTTGGCACTGGGCGCAGCGGAAGTCCGCGTGGTTGGCCCGGCTACCCTGCTGCCGAAAGACATCGAGTCGTTAGGGGCCAAAGCCTACTACGACCTGAATCTGGCATTGCGAGACTGCGACGTGGTGATCATGCTGCGACTGCAAAAAGAGCGGATGCAAAACGCCTTGCTGCCCAGTGAAAGCGAGTTTTTCAAACTCTACGGTCTGACCACCGACAAGCTGGCCCTGGCCAAACCCGACGCCATCGTTATGCACCCAGGCCCGATCAACCGTGGCGTCGAGATTGAATCCGCCGTTGCCGATGGCCCTCAATCCGTCATTCTCAATCAGGTCAGTTATGGAATCGCCGTTCGCATGGCGGTGATGGCCATGGCCATGAGCGGACAACAGGCCAGTCAGCAAGAAGCATCACATTCCGCAGAGGCCGCCGAATGA